A genomic segment from Torulaspora delbrueckii CBS 1146 chromosome 3, complete genome encodes:
- the CDC36 gene encoding CCR4-NOT core subunit CDC36 (similar to Saccharomyces cerevisiae CDC36 (YDL165W); ancestral locus Anc_7.347) yields the protein MEKFGLKALVPLIKQEERETASLYDHSITLGADLSSMLHSLGIPRDSKRHRVLDTFQSPWAETSRSEVEPKFFIPDSFTNIPQVLQSQTTPPCFNSVQHDQQRVALFQDETLFYLFYKHPGTVIQELTYLELRKRNWRYHKTLKAWLTKDPKMEPVVSSDGLSERGSYVFFDPQRWEKCQREFLLFYNAIM from the coding sequence ATGGAGAAGTTTGGATTGAAGGCTTTAGTCCCTCTAATCAAGCAGGAAGAACGCGAAACAGCTAGTCTTTATGACCATTCGATCACGCTGGGGGCAGACCTATCATCGATGCTGCATTCACTTGGAATACCTAGGGATTCAAAGAGGCACAGAGTGTTGGATACGTTTCAGTCACCGTGGGCCGAGACATCTAGAAGTGAAGTGGAACCAAAATTCTTTATACCTGATTCCTTTACCAATATACCACAGGTATTACAATCACAGACTACACCACCATGTTTCAATTCAGTACAGCATGATCAACAGCGAGTGGCCCTTTTCCAAGACGAGACGTTATTCTACCTTTTTTACAAGCACCCTGGTACTGTCATTCAGGAACTGACGTATCTGGAGCTAAGGAAACGTAATTGGCGTTATCacaaaactttgaaggCATGGCTAACAaaagatccaaagatggaACCTGTGGTTTCTTCCGATGGCCTAAGCGAACGAGGCTCGTATGTATTCTTTGATCCGCAAAGATGGGAGAAATGTCAGAGAGAGTTCTTACTCTTTTACAATGCCATTATGTAA
- the COQ9 gene encoding ubiquinone biosynthesis protein COQ9 (similar to Saccharomyces cerevisiae COQ9 (YLR201C); ancestral locus Anc_7.351), whose protein sequence is MISKRLIAGSRIFARGYRPAGFEYINPINSRGPLKYGKDSPQYKVLSHTLAKSVPMYGFNERAIVNSLNELGYPSTMLSVIGSSNGPSFFHSSPALMELLKFHLVDKRLNLTENISLETPVDQLPSLEHLVIKRLEMNVPVAKHLSQLLSQLSIPGPFLVDYSMPELHRLSDDMIYFSTEKDHNDFAWYSKRLAVSCAYVSSELFMAQDRSPDYKETFEFAREKLHRVSTLGEYYNNTEEFAWYTLLSTINLVKSQLARG, encoded by the coding sequence ATGATTAGCAAGCGTTTGATAGCTGGTAGTCGAATTTTCGCCCGTGGTTACAGGCCAGCTGGCTTCGAATATATCAATCCAATAAATTCCCGGGGTCCTTTAAAATATGGCAAGGATTCACCTCAATACAAAGTTCTTTCGCACACCTTGGCGAAATCAGTACCAATGTATGGATTCAATGAAAGAGCCATCGTCAATTCCTTGAATGAACTAGGTTATCCCTCAACAATGTTAAGCGTCATCGGTTCTTCGAATGGTCCTTCCTTCTTCCACTCATCCCCAGCTCTGATGGAATTACTCAAGTTCCATTTGGTAGATAAGAGACTAAATTTGACTGAGAATATCTCACTTGAGACCCCCGTGGATCAATTGCCCTCGTTAGAACACCTAGTGATCAAGAGGCTCGAGATGAATGTTCCAGTTGCCAAACATTTATCCCAGTTGTTGTCCCAATTGTCAATTCCCGGACCATTTTTAGTGGACTATTCGATGCCAGAGCTGCACAGGTTATCCGATGACATGATTTATTTTTCTACTGAGAAGGATCACAATGATTTTGCCTGGTATTCCAAGAGATTGGCTGTTAGTTGTGCCTACGTCAGTAGCGAACTGTTTATGGCACAAGATAGATCTCCTGACTAtaaagaaacttttgaatttgCCAGAGAAAAGTTACATCGTGTATCTACGTTGGGTGAGTACTACAACAACACCGAAGAGTTCGCATGGTATACCCTCTTAAGCACTATAAACTTGGTCAAATCTCAACTAGCTAGAGGATGA
- the PBA1 gene encoding Pba1p (similar to Saccharomyces cerevisiae PBA1 (YLR199C); ancestral locus Anc_7.353) yields the protein MLFKQWNEIAEPRHQLDSPVIIANEGTLQTSVLPQVTLPPIDLQNFSRVILTSAIMNPLFPEKLLKSTILGDLKVILDLSSGKMALDHPMHSWNFDENFPNEVDPAYVVEERSKTFELCAPIVSFGRTLLISVKENFLKTSPIFLNQIAKSVVCKLAQGAFEGEVVVLGTSDQITELKPVSDKETTLNPPEFVTSFVGAVITQLIEKSLPFQGLIAPSEGPVGFEKLNLVTMEELITLCHQWVDSNKEIYRNECYRRWRLDGAALGAQSGLYI from the exons ATGCTA TTCAAACAATGGAATGAAATTGCAGAGCCAAGACATCAACTGGACTCACCAGTTATTATAGCCAATGAAGGTACTTTACAAACGTCAGTTTTGCCACAGGTGACTCTACCACCCATTGATCTGCAAAATTTCAGCAGAGTTATTCTTACAAGTGCCATAATGAATCCTTTATTTCCGGAGAAGTTGCTGAAGTCAACTATTTTAggtgatttgaaagttaTATTAGATCTCTCAAGTGGCAAAATGGCATTAGACCATCCAATGCACTCGTGGaactttgatgaaaacTTTCCTAATGAAGTAGATCCTGCATATGTTGTGGAAGAGAGAAGTAAGACGTTTGAGCTCTGCGCACCAATAGTGTCATTCGGTAGGACGTTATTGATCAGCGTTAAAGAaaacttcttgaaaactTCACCAATTTTTCTAAACCAGATAGCCAAGTCAGTTGTATGCAAGTTGGCCCAGGGCGCTTTTGAAGGTGAAGTTGTGGTTCTTGGTACATCTGATCAGATCACAGAGTTGAAACCTGTAAGTGATAAGGAGACTACGTTAAACCCACCTGAATTCGTTACGAGCTTTGTCGGCGCTGTTATAACGCAGCTGATTGAAAAGTCTTTACCTTTCCAGGGACTAATCGCGCCCAGTGAAGGACCAgttggctttgaaaagttgaatcTTGTTACGATGGAAGAGCTAATCACACTTTGTCATCAATGGGTTGATTCGAACAAGGAAATATATAGGAACGAATGCTATCGTCGCTGGAGATTGGATGGTGCCGCATTAGGTGCTCAATCAGGTCTTTATATATGA
- the NRP1 gene encoding Nrp1p (similar to Saccharomyces cerevisiae NRP1 (YDL167C); ancestral locus Anc_7.349), with protein sequence MHYVVLEVEATHRIEAPKDHGRVNKLSYQFIDAESMKAYYADDQIPLISLDQQGSISFQESIAKFDRDVMSIVGEDEFVLCSLYSTWHIRVTIPRQARDEGFLLPSYLQHPRVFDLWKEYDRWCANHPEVLTLRKSCRTGIKRVKDQTEILKVLEMSTEEITEKPVLGYTVDILLQLCERCTTKEDISDVLSRPYDSHLDIRNFLQEQSKVLYLNNLPPDTTQSELESWFTQFGARPVGFWTVKNIVEETANINNKWSMNNSPYVEEQDSISGFVVFQTHEEATEVLVLNGRSILSNMANTKQPRVVEHIVEIQPSSTRVLDRAQEILSPFPQSKNKPRPGDWNCPSCGFSNFQRRTACFRCSFPAASAVQVNNKQYMNYNGNINSTNQGGNIYITKVGGSPTQSHYQINTQLPQTQAVRTNANYNDQNSLKHSNSAYRFNGNNGGNSPIMNYSNNRFNGQQVNNSNVNNGGSNVPFRAGDWKCPTCTYHNFAKNLVCLRCGAAKVSISDSNNDDNSVARSISNGNNNNNNNNNGNNGSIYNRYGNGSLGNLVSTASSTASSAATHDLGSNKRGNGYFTKRVGNLNENELGITLNTRSSSEPKWQK encoded by the coding sequence ATGCATTATGTGGTGCTAGAGGTGGAAGCAACGCATCGAATTGAAGCTCCGAAGGATCATGGACGTGTTAACAAACTGTCCTACCAATTCATCGATGCGGAATCTATGAAGGCATATTATGCAGATGATCAAATTCCACTAATTAGCCTGGATCAACAGGGCTCTATTTCATTTCAGGAATCTATTGCCAAATTTGACAGAGATGTGATGTCGATTGTGGGTGAGGATGAGTTCgttctttgttctttataCTCTACTTGGCATATTCGCGTTACTATACCTCGCCAGGCTCGTGATGAAGGTTTCTTACTTCCTTCATATCTACAGCATCCAAGGGTTTTCGATTTGTGGAAAGAATACGATAGATGGTGTGCTAATCATCCCGAAGTACTGACCTTGAGGAAGAGTTGTCGCACAGGTATCAAGAGAGTGAAGGACCAAActgagatcttgaaagtctTGGAGATGTCAACAGAAGAGATCACAGAAAAGCCTGTTCTGGGTTACACTGTCGATATTCTCTTGCAATTGTGCGAAAGATGTACGACCAAGGAGGATATCTCTGATGTCTTGAGTCGTCCATATGATTCGCACTTGGATATTCGTAATTTTCTGCAAGAGCAATCAAAAGTTTTgtatttgaacaatttgccACCAGATACTACTCAAAGTGAGCTCGAATCCTGGTTTACTCAATTTGGTGCAAGACCGGTAGGTTTTTGGACAGTCAAAAATATCGTGGAGGAAACTGCAAACATTAATAATAAATGGAGCATGAACAACAGTCCGTATGTCGAAGAGCAAGACAGTATATCTGGGTTTGTTGTTTTTCAAACACATGAAGAAGCGACCGAAGTATTGGTACTCAATGGACGTTCAATCTTGTCAAATATGGCAAATACAAAACAACCTAGAGTAGTGGAACATATCGTGGAAATACAGCCCTCGTCGACAAGGGTTCTCGACAGGGCTCAAGAGATTTTATCACCGTTCCCTCAAAGTAAGAATAAACCTAGACCTGGGGACTGGAATTGTCCCTCTTGTGGGTTTTccaactttcaaagacgtACTGCTTGCTTCAGGTGCTCGTTCCCAGCTGCCTCAGCTGTGCAAGTTAACAACAAGCAATACATGAATTACAATGGCAACATAAACAGCACGAATCAAGGTGGCAACATCTATATCACCAAAGTAGGTGGAAGTCCGACCCAATCTCATTATCAGATCAATACACAATTGCCACAGACACAAGCTGTGAGAACAAATGCGAATTACAACGATCAAAATTCCTTGAAGCATAGTAATTCTGCTTACCGTTTCAACGGCAACAACGGGGGCAATAGCCCTATCATGAATTACAGCAACAACAGATTTAATGGCCAACAAGTCAATAATTCCAATGTTAATAACGGTGGCTCTAACGTTCCCTTCAGAGCTGGAGATTGGAAATGTCCAACCTGTACATATCACAACTTTGCGAAGAACCTGGTATGTTTACGTTGCGGAGCAGCCAAGGTCAGTATCTCAGATTCTAATAATGATGACAACAGCGTAGCAAGGTCGATCAGCAACGGTAATAAcaataataataacaaTAATAACGGTAATAACGGTAGCATTTACAACAGATATGGTAATGGGAGTCTCGGTAACTTGGTTTCTACTGCATCATCTACTGCATCTAGCGCTGCAACACATGATTTAGGCAGTAACAAGAGGGGAAATGGGTATTTCACAAAGCGTGTCGGTAATTTGAACGAGAATGAGCTCGGTATAACTTTGAATACTAGGAGTTCATCGGAACCCAAGTGGCAAAAGTAG
- the PWP1 gene encoding rRNA-processing protein PWP1 (similar to Saccharomyces cerevisiae PWP1 (YLR196W); ancestral locus Anc_7.356), with protein MISATTWVPRGFASEFPEKYELDDEEMERINQLAQLNLEDARADLQEAEEEEVNTDKLNDELALDDDLKEYDLENYDADEQEGGAEVSMFPGLSNEDVTFHEGEDGKDPYISLPTQEETAEDRQELQVYPTDNMILATRTEDDVSYLDVYVYDDGAGFHDNSIPVEQGDEADPDVKRGLVRDSALYVHHDLMLPAFPLCVEWLNYKPGSNSEDPANFAAIGSFDPQIEIWNLNCVEKAFPDVILGEPEDQTAPTKKKKKSKGGKKHITTHHTDAVLSLTHNKQFRSVLASTSADHTVKLWDLNSATAARSMASIHSGKNVSSSEWHTTNGSVLLTGGYDSRIALSDVRIPDETKMSKYWSVVPGEDVETVTFADENIMLCGTDSGNIYSFDIRNNENSKPVWTLKAHDAGISSLCANRYIPGLMSTGAMGEKTVKLWKFPLTNESNKGPSMVLSRDFDVGNVLSVSYAADIEVAGNMVVGGVNKGLKLWDVFTNRTVRRMFSNELGALQQRARGEANQLGKSSRIARKYTKNDNPETMITVDDQRDDDPDEEKDDGDDWESMN; from the coding sequence ATGATTTCTGCTACGACATGGGTCCCTAGAGGGTTTGCCTCTGAGTTTCCTGAGAAATACGAgttggatgatgaagagatggaGAGAATTAACCAGCTGGCTCAGTTGAACTTGGAAGATGCCCGTGcagatttgcaagaagctgaggaagaggaagtcAATACTGATAAATTGAACGATGAATTGGCtttggatgatgatctGAAAGAATATGATTTGGAGAATTATGATGCCGATGAGCAGGAAGGTGGTGCAGAAGTATCAATGTTCCCAGGTCTTTCGAATGAAGATGTTACTTTTCATGAAGGCGAGGACGGGAAGGATCCTTATATTTCGTTGCCTACCCAAGAGGAAACTGCAGAGGATAGACAGGAATTGCAAGTGTACCCAACAGATAATATGATTCTAGCTACGAGAACGGAAGATGATGTTTCGTATTTGGACGTTTATGTCTATGATGATGGTGCTGGGTTCCATGATAACAGTATTCCAGTAGAGCAAGGCGATGAAGCGGACCCTGACGTGAAACGTGGTCTAGTGCGTGATAGTGCGTTGTATGTGCATCACGATTTGATGTTGCCTGCATTCCCACTATGTGTGGAATGGTTGAACTACAAACCAGGATCAAACTCTGAAGATCCAGCAAATTTCGCAGCTATTGGTTCATTTGACCCACAGATCGAGATTTGGAACTTGAATTGCGTCGAGAAGGCCTTCCCAGATGTGATCCTTGGTGAACCAGAGGATCAAACTGcaccaacaaagaagaagaagaaatccAAGGGTGGTAAGAAGCATATAACGACTCACCACACAGACGCTGTGCTGTCCTTAACACACAACAAGCAGTTCCGTAGTGTGCTAGCCTCTACGTCTGCAGATCATACTGTTAAACTATGGGACTTGAATAGCGCTACAGCTGCACGTTCGATGGCTTCGATCCATAGCGGCAAAAACGTTTCGTCGTCGGAATGGCATACTACCAATGGTTCTGTGTTGTTGACAGGTGGTTACGACTCCAGAATTGCTCTGTCCGATGTTAGAATTCCAGATGAGACAAAGATGTCCAAGTATTGGTCCGTTGTACCGGGTGAAGACGTAGAAACCGTTACTTttgctgatgaaaacatcatGCTGTGTGGTACCGATTCTGGTAACATTTACTCATTCGACATAAGAAACAATGAAAACTCCAAACCTGTGTGGACATTGAAAGCTCACGATGCCGGAATCTCTTCGCTATGTGCCAACAGATATATTCCAGGTTTGATGAGTACTGGTGCCATGGGTGAGAAGACCGTCaagctttggaagtttCCATTGACCAACGAATCCAACAAGGGCCCCAGTATGGTTCTCTCGCGTGATTTCGACGTGGGGAATGTATTGTCAGTGTCTTATGCTGCCGATATAGAAGTTGCCGGTAATATGGTTGTTGGAGGTGTCAACAAGGGTTTGAAACTATGGGATGTATTCACCAACAGAACCGTTCGTAGAATGTTTTCAAATGAATTGGGTGCATTGCAACAAAGAGCCCGTGGCGAGGCTAATCAATTGGGTAAGAGCTCTAGAATCGCTAGAAAATACACCAAGAATGATAACCCAGAGACTATGATAACGGTGGATGACCAACGTGATGATGATCCCGATGAGGAGAAAGATGACGGGGATGACTGGGAGAGCATGAATTAG
- the SFA1 gene encoding bifunctional alcohol dehydrogenase/S-(hydroxymethyl)glutathione dehydrogenase (similar to Saccharomyces cerevisiae SFA1 (YDL168W); ancestral locus Anc_7.350), with the protein MSGAATEGKSITCVAAVAYEAGKPLTVEEITVEAPRAHEVRIKIEYTAVCHTDAYTLSGVDPEGAFPSILGHEGAGIVESVGEGVTNVKPGDHVIALYTAECQKCKFCKSGKTNLCSSVRATQGKGVMPDGTSRFKNQKGEELKHFMGCSTFSQYTVVADVSVVAVDPSAPLESICLLGCGVTTGYGAATKTANVQKGDTVAVFGAGTVGLSVIQGAKVRGASRIILVDINDQKRKYGNEFGATDFINPKSDLKDGQTIVEKLIEMTDGGLDYTFDCTGNTKVMRDALEACHKGWGTSVIIGVAAAEEEISTRPFQLVTGRVWKGSAFGGIKGRSEMGGLIEDYKKGTLKVDEFITNERPFTEINKAFEDLHAGDCLRTVLDLKK; encoded by the coding sequence aTGTCTGGTGCTGCGACTGAGGGGAAATCGATTACCTGTGTAGCTGCTGTTGCTTATGAAGCTGGCAAACCCTTGactgttgaagaaatcacaGTCGAGGCACCAAGAGCACATGAAGTACGTATCAAGATTGAATACACAGCTGTGTGCCATACGGATGCTTATACTTTATCTGGCGTTGACCCTGAAGGTGCCTTTCCCTCTATCTTAGGACATGAAGGTGCAGGAATAGTGGAATCTGTCGGTGAAGGTGTCACCAATGTCAAACCAGGGGACCACGTCATTGCCCTATACACTGCAGAATGCCAGAAATGTAAATTCTGTAAATCGGGAAAGACCAACCTCTGCAGTTCAGTGAGAGCCACCCAGGGGAAAGGTGTCATGCCTGATGGAACTTCAAGGTTCAAGAACCAAAAGGGGGAAGAATTAAAGCACTTTATGGGTTGCTCGACATTCTCACAATACACTGTTGTAGCTGATGTTTCTGTTGTTGCAGTGGACCCTTCTGCACCATTGGAGAGTATTTGTCTACTGGGTTGTGGTGTTACCACAGGTTATGGTGCAGCAACCAAGACTGCCAATGTTCAAAAGGGTGACACTGTCGCAGTTTTCGGTGCTGGTACTGTAGGTCTCTCAGTAATTCAAGGTGCCAAGGTCAGGGGTGCTTCCAGAATTATCCTCGTTGATATCaatgatcaaaagagaaaatacGGTAACGAGTTTGGTGCCACTGACTTTATCAACCCTAAGAGTGACTTAAAAGATGGTCAAACTATCgttgagaaattgatcGAAATGACTGACGGTGGACTTGATTACACTTTCGACTGCACTGGTAACACAAAGGTTATGAGAGATGCACTTGAAGCATGCCACAAAGGTTGGGGTACTTCTGTCATCATTGGTGTTGCTGCcgctgaggaagaaatttcTACTAGACCATTCCAACTCGTGACAGGTAGAGTATGGAAGGGTTCTGCGTTCGGTGGAATTAAAGGTAGATCCGAGATGGGTGGTTTAATCGAAGACTACAAGAAAGGTACTTTGAAGGTTGACGAATTTATCACAAATGAGAGGCCATTCACTGAGATCAACAAAGCCTTTGAAGACTTGCATGCTGGTGACTGTTTGAGAACAGTGCTtgacttgaaaaaatga
- the FAP7 gene encoding nucleoside-triphosphatase (similar to Saccharomyces cerevisiae FAP7 (YDL166C); ancestral locus Anc_7.348), whose translation MEPRRFKPNLLITGTPGCGKSTTCELLQRRLPDYKYYNISDFAKEHDCHDGYDEARKSYIVDEDKLLDELEPLLREGAAIVDWHVNDVFPERLIDLVVVLRCDNTILYDRLKSRDYHDAKIQENLDAEIMGVVLQDATDSYEQEIVVELQSDSTEQMEANVDRIVSWEKLWLKQHKDGQTNELLERTKGDSEEDNESEQSSEEKSPSDEEDTQ comes from the coding sequence ATGGAACCTCGCAGATTCAAGCCCAATTTATTGATCACTGGTACTCCAGGTTGTGGAAAGTCCACTACCTGTGAGCTTTTGCAACGTAGGCTGCCTGATTACAAGTACTACAACATTTCGGACTTTGCTAAAGAACATGACTGTCATGACGGTTACGATGAGGCTCGTAAGTCGTATATTGTGGACGAGGATAAGCTATTGGACGAATTGGAGCCCTTGCTTCGTGAAGGTGCGGCTATAGTAGATTGGCATGTTAATGATGTATTTCCAGAAAGACTCATCGATCTGGTCGTTGTATTAAGATGTGACAATACCATACTGTACGATAGGTTAAAAAGTCGAGATTATCACGATGCTAAGATCCAGGAAAACCTTGATGCAGAGATCATGGGGGTGGTGTTGCAAGACGCTACAGATTCCTATGAACAAGAGATAGTAGTCGAATTGCAAAGTGACAGTACGGAGCAAATGGAGGCCAATGTCGACCGTATAGTCTCATGGGAGAAATTATGGTTGAAACAGCATAAAGATGGTCAAACTAACGAACTGTTAGAGCGGACAAAGGGAGACAGCGAAGAAGACAACGAGAGCGAGCAGTCAAGCGAAGAAAAAAGCCCGtctgatgaggaagataCCCAATGA
- the UGX2 gene encoding Ugx2p (similar to Saccharomyces cerevisiae UGX2 (YDL169C); ancestral locus Anc_7.355): protein MSRCFLSKLMRESETCMVYSGAYHSNLPNTNNFSIASSQSQGFTWNQDLFASQYQQMCKVVYDGHEDTLEELIETIKEKYKLLGSHCAEDDDKMVYEDDDEALTDCENDEFNHGRTLRFFRRSNSGYSLRPRISEEFNRPRRISERSISFVSDSKNGNYNRSDIAVIDVEADTPENNHLKWLISPS from the coding sequence ATGAGCCGGTGTTTTCTCTCAAAGCTTATGCGAGAGAGTGAAACCTGCATGGTTTATTCTGGTGCTTACCATTCTAATTTGCCAAATACCAATAATTTCTCAATAGCTTCTTCACAATCGCAAGGTTTTACTTGGAATCAGGATCTTTTCGCTTCTCAGTACCAGCAAATGTGTAAGGTTGTTTATGATGGACATGAAGATAcacttgaagaactcataGAGactatcaaagagaaatatAAGCTCTTAGGGTCACATTGTGcagaggatgatgataaaatgGTGtacgaggatgatgatgaagctcTTACTGACtgtgaaaatgatgaatttaATCATGGTCGAACATTGAGATTCTTCCGCCGTTCCAATAGTGGTTACTCGTTGCGTCCTAGAATCTCTGAAGAGTTCAATCGACCAAGAAGGATATCTGAGCGAAGCATAAGCTTTGTATCGGACTCAAAAAATGGTAATTATAATAGAAGTGATATCGCAGTGATCGATGTGGAGGCAGATACACCGGAGAATAATCATTTGAAATGGCTCATTTCACCTTCCTGA
- the YKE2 gene encoding tubulin-binding prefolding complex subunit YKE2 (similar to Saccharomyces cerevisiae YKE2 (YLR200W); ancestral locus Anc_7.352): MSDLAAAYQALQSELEVLVIARQKLETQLQENKIVSEEFSELKEDTQVYKLTGNVLLPVEQSEANSNVAKRLEFIQTEIGRCENNLKAKQQEQEKLRAELIKLRGAQ; the protein is encoded by the coding sequence ATGTCTGATCTTGCTGCCGCCTACCAGGCTCTACAAAGTGAACTAGAAGTGTTAGTGATTGCTAGACAGAAACTGGAaactcaattgcaagaaaataaaattGTTAGTGAAGAGTTTAGTGAACTGAAGGAGGACACCCAAGTGTACAAGCTGACTGGTAACGTCTTATTACCAGTGGAACAATCTGAAGCTAATTCGAATGTTGCAAAAAGACTAGAGTTTATACAGACTGAGATTGGTCGTTGTGAAAACAATCTAAAGGCTAAGCAACAGGAACAAGAGAAACTAAGAGCCGAATTGATCAAACTTCGCGGTGCTCAATAG
- the NOP56 gene encoding snoRNP complex protein NOP56 (similar to Saccharomyces cerevisiae SIK1 (YLR197W); ancestral locus Anc_7.354): protein MAPIQYLLFEEPTGYAIFKVKLQQDNIGSRLGEVQEQINDFGSFTKLVELVSFAPFKGAAEALENANDISEGLVSESLKAILDLNLPKGSKKETVTLGISDRNLGPSIKEEFPYVDSVSNELAQDLIRGVRLHGEKLFKGLQSGDLERAQLGLGHAYSRAKVKFSVQKNDNHIIQAIALLDQLDKDINTFAMRVKEWYGWHFPELAKLVPDNYKFAQLVLFVKDKASLNDESLHDLAAILNDDAAIAQRVIDNARISMGQDLSETDMENVCVFAERVASLADYRRQLYEYLCEKMHTVAPNLSELIGEVIGARLISHAGSLTNLSKQAASTVQILGAEKALFRALKTKGNTPKYGLIYHSGFIAKAATKNKGRISRYLANKCSMASRIDNYSDEPTNVFGTVLRKQVEQRLEFYSTGQPTLKNELAIKEAMDLYNEGKPEEEPKVEEKKSKKRSKDESEDEEEQENKKVKKEKKEKKEKKEKKEKKEKKEKKEKKEKKEKKEKKDKKKKD, encoded by the coding sequence ATGGCCCCCATTCAGTACCTGCTCTTTGAAGAGCCCACCGGTTATGCcattttcaaagtcaaacTACAACAGGACAATATCGGTTCTCGTCTAGGTGAAGTTCAGGAGCAAATCAACGATTTTGGTTCTTTTACTAAGCTTGTTGAACTGGTCTCTTTCGCCCCTTTTAAAGGTGCTGCAGAAGCTTTGGAGAATGCAAATGATATCTCTGAAGGTTTGGTTTCCGAGAGTTTGAAAGCTATCTTGGATTTGAACTTGCCTAAGGGTTCCAAGAAGGAGACCGTTACTCTAGGTATCTCTGATAGAAATTTGGGTccttcaatcaaagaagaatttccATATGTGGATTCTGTTTCCAATGAATTGGCGCAGGATTTGATCCGTGGTGTTAGATTGCACGGTGagaaattgttcaaagGTTTGCAATCTGgcgatttggaaagagctcaattggGTCTAGGTCATGCTTACTCCAGAGCTAAGGTTAAGTTCTCTGTGCAGAAGAATGACAACCATATTATTCAAGCGATTGCCTTGTTGGATCAGTTGGATAAGGATATCAACACTTTTGCCATGAGAGTTAAGGAATGGTACGGTTGGCATTTCCCGGAACTAGCCAAGCTGGTTCCAGACAACTACAAATTTGCTCAATTGGTCTTGTTTGTTAAGGACAaggcttctttgaatgatgagTCCTTACACGATTTGGCAGCTATCTTGAACGATGATGCCGCTATCGCTCAAAGAGTTATTGATAACGCTCGTATCTCTATGGGTCAGGACCTTTCTGAAACTGATATGGAGAACGTTTGTGTGTTTGCTGAAAGAGTTGCTTCTTTGGCTGATTACAGAAGACAACTGTACGAATACCTGTGTGAAAAGATGCACACTGTAGCTCCAAACTTGTCTGAATTGATCGGAGAAGTGATCGGTGCCAGATTGATCTCGCATGCTGGTTCTTTGACCAACTTATCGAAGCAAGCTGCCTCCACTGTTCAAATTCTAGGTGCTGAAAAAGCTTTGTTCAGAGCTCTTAAGACTAAAGGTAACACTCCAAAATACGGTTTGATTTATCACAGTGGTTTTATCGCTAAGGCTGCCACTAAGAACAAGGGTAGAATTTCGAGATACTTGGCTAACAAATGTTCTATGGCTTCCAGAATTGATAATTACTCTGACGAACCAACAAATGTGTTTGGTACTGTGTTGAGAAAGcaagttgaacaaagacTGGAATTTTACAGCACTGGTCAAccaactttgaagaacgAATTGGCTATCAAGGAAGCTATGGATCTATATAACGAGGGTaaaccagaagaagaaccaaaggtcgaagagaagaaatctaaGAAGAGATCTAAGGATgaatctgaagatgaagaggaacaagagaacaagaaggtaaagaaagaaaagaaggagaagaaggagaagaaagaaaagaaggagaagaaggagaagaaggagaagaaagagaagaaggagaagaaggagaagaaggagaagaaagacaagaagaagaaggattaA